The following proteins are co-located in the Onychomys torridus chromosome 6, mOncTor1.1, whole genome shotgun sequence genome:
- the Nhlrc3 gene encoding NHL repeat-containing protein 3 isoform X2 produces MARAWVCVGGAVFLLSCLVLHWRFSGSLGHLLFTYPGERRMFFSGWIWIGPSIQNTSLVRRFLLQLTPLTGSYGHTVKKYNPLGDLVQVLGTPGKKGTGLNPLQFDNPAELYVDDVGEIYIVDGDGGLNNRLVKLSQDFMILWLHGESGTGSAKFNIPHSVTLDSLGRVWVADRGNKRLQVFDKDTGEWLGAWDSCFTEEGPSAVRFTPAGQYLIVAQLNLSRLSVLAAPPPGSIGECSVVSTIQLADQVLPHLLEVDRKTGAVYVAEIGAKQVQKYVPWHSHTPAFGA; encoded by the exons ATGGCGAGAGCCTGGGTCTGCGTGGGAGGCGCcgtcttccttctttcctgtctggTTTTGCATTGGCGCTTCAGTGGCTCTCTG GGACATTTGCTTTTTACATACCCTGGAGAAAGGAGGATGTTCTTTTCCGGCTGGATTTGGATTGGCCCAAGTATTCAGAATACTTCACTGGTTCGACGTTTTCTGTTGCAGTTGACTCCCTTAACGG GATCCTATGGTCATACTGTTAAAAAATACAACCCCCTGGGTGATCTTGTTCAAGTCTTGGGTACCCCAGGCAAGAAAGGCACTGGCTTGAATCCACTGCAGTTTGATAACCCTGCAGAATTATATGTAGATGACGTGGGAGAGATTTACATTGTGGATGGAGATGGGGGACTGAATAACAGACTGGTCAAATTGTCCCAAG ATTTCATGATCCTCTGGCTGCATGGAGAGAGTGGAACAGGATCTGCCAAGTTCAACATACCTCACAGTGTTACACTTGACTCACTTGGTCGG GTGTGGGTTGCCGACCGAGGAAATAAAAGACTCCAAGTATTTGATAAAGACACCGGAGAGTGGTTAGGAGCATGGGACAGCTGTTTCACAGAGGAGGGACCTTCGGCTGTTAG GTTTACCCCGGCTGGGCAGTACCTGATTGTGGCCCAGCTGAACCTCAGTAGGCTGTCAGTTTTGGCGGCACCACCACCTGGAAGCATCGGAGAGTGTTCTGTGGTCAGCACCATCCAGCTGGCAGACCAGGTCCTGCCGCATCTTCTAGAAGTTGACAGGAAGACCGGCGCAGTCTATGTGGCAGAAATTGGGGCAAAACAAGTCCAAAAATACGTCCCATGGCACAGCCATACCCCTGCCTTCGGAGCTTAG
- the Nhlrc3 gene encoding NHL repeat-containing protein 3 isoform X1, whose amino-acid sequence MARAWVCVGGAVFLLSCLVLHWRFSGSLVSGTFAFYIPWRKEDVLFRLDLDWPKYSEYFTGSTFSVAVDSLNGLVYVAQRGDNIPKVLVFTEDGYFLRAWNYTVDTPHGMFVSSTPYEQSVWITDVGSGSYGHTVKKYNPLGDLVQVLGTPGKKGTGLNPLQFDNPAELYVDDVGEIYIVDGDGGLNNRLVKLSQDFMILWLHGESGTGSAKFNIPHSVTLDSLGRVWVADRGNKRLQVFDKDTGEWLGAWDSCFTEEGPSAVRFTPAGQYLIVAQLNLSRLSVLAAPPPGSIGECSVVSTIQLADQVLPHLLEVDRKTGAVYVAEIGAKQVQKYVPWHSHTPAFGA is encoded by the exons ATGGCGAGAGCCTGGGTCTGCGTGGGAGGCGCcgtcttccttctttcctgtctggTTTTGCATTGGCGCTTCAGTGGCTCTCTG gttTCAGGGACATTTGCTTTTTACATACCCTGGAGAAAGGAGGATGTTCTTTTCCGGCTGGATTTGGATTGGCCCAAGTATTCAGAATACTTCACTGGTTCGACGTTTTCTGTTGCAGTTGACTCCCTTAACGGGTTAGTTTACGTAGCTCAA AGAGGGGATAACATCCCCAAGGTATTAGTGTTCACAGAGGATGGATATTTCCTACGAGCCTGGAATTATACAGTTGACACACCCCATGGTATGTTTGTCTCCAGCACACCATATGAACAGTCCGTCTGGATCACGGACGTAGGAAGTG GATCCTATGGTCATACTGTTAAAAAATACAACCCCCTGGGTGATCTTGTTCAAGTCTTGGGTACCCCAGGCAAGAAAGGCACTGGCTTGAATCCACTGCAGTTTGATAACCCTGCAGAATTATATGTAGATGACGTGGGAGAGATTTACATTGTGGATGGAGATGGGGGACTGAATAACAGACTGGTCAAATTGTCCCAAG ATTTCATGATCCTCTGGCTGCATGGAGAGAGTGGAACAGGATCTGCCAAGTTCAACATACCTCACAGTGTTACACTTGACTCACTTGGTCGG GTGTGGGTTGCCGACCGAGGAAATAAAAGACTCCAAGTATTTGATAAAGACACCGGAGAGTGGTTAGGAGCATGGGACAGCTGTTTCACAGAGGAGGGACCTTCGGCTGTTAG GTTTACCCCGGCTGGGCAGTACCTGATTGTGGCCCAGCTGAACCTCAGTAGGCTGTCAGTTTTGGCGGCACCACCACCTGGAAGCATCGGAGAGTGTTCTGTGGTCAGCACCATCCAGCTGGCAGACCAGGTCCTGCCGCATCTTCTAGAAGTTGACAGGAAGACCGGCGCAGTCTATGTGGCAGAAATTGGGGCAAAACAAGTCCAAAAATACGTCCCATGGCACAGCCATACCCCTGCCTTCGGAGCTTAG